The following are encoded in a window of Sinomonas cyclohexanicum genomic DNA:
- a CDS encoding kynureninase has product MDAAALDAADPLARFRERFLVPEGEPVVSYLDGNSLGRPLADTGDRLAAFTAGPWGQRLIRAWDEEWMEEPFRLGDRLGEVVLGAAPGQTVVADSTSVMIYKLVRAALDTQAGTGRDEIVVDSENFPTDRFIVEGIAAERGATIRWISPDPATGVTAADVESVLGPRTAVVLLSHIAYRSGFIADAAAITEAAHRAGALVVWDLCHSAGSVPLELDAWGADLAVGCTYKYLNGGPGSPAFGYVRRDLQDTIRQPIWGWMGAADPFGMTESYTPASGMRRFITGTPPILAMQPLSAMVELIAEAGGIEAVRAKSVRLTEFAAALVDRDLAPLGVEFASPRDPGVRGSHVTINHPRFREVTALLWERGVIPDFRPPHGLRIGLSPLSTSFEEVEAGIAAIRDALAELA; this is encoded by the coding sequence CTGGATGCGGCAGCGCTCGACGCCGCCGACCCGCTCGCCCGGTTCCGCGAGCGGTTCCTCGTCCCCGAGGGCGAGCCGGTGGTCTCGTACCTCGACGGCAACTCGCTGGGCCGCCCGCTCGCCGACACGGGGGACCGGCTCGCCGCGTTCACCGCGGGGCCGTGGGGCCAGCGGCTCATCCGGGCGTGGGACGAGGAGTGGATGGAGGAGCCGTTCCGGCTCGGCGACCGCCTCGGAGAGGTGGTCCTCGGCGCCGCACCGGGGCAGACCGTCGTGGCCGACTCGACGTCCGTGATGATCTACAAGCTCGTCCGGGCCGCCCTCGACACCCAGGCCGGCACGGGCCGCGACGAGATCGTGGTCGATTCCGAGAACTTCCCCACGGACCGGTTCATCGTCGAGGGCATCGCCGCCGAGCGCGGCGCCACCATCCGCTGGATCAGTCCCGACCCGGCCACAGGCGTGACCGCCGCGGACGTCGAGTCTGTGCTCGGGCCGCGCACCGCGGTTGTCCTCCTGAGCCACATCGCCTACCGCTCCGGGTTCATCGCGGATGCCGCCGCGATCACCGAGGCCGCGCACCGGGCCGGCGCGCTCGTGGTGTGGGACCTGTGCCACTCGGCCGGGTCGGTGCCGCTCGAGCTCGACGCGTGGGGCGCGGACCTCGCGGTCGGGTGCACGTACAAGTACCTCAACGGCGGCCCCGGCTCGCCCGCGTTCGGGTACGTGCGGCGGGACCTCCAGGACACGATCCGGCAGCCGATCTGGGGCTGGATGGGTGCGGCGGACCCGTTCGGGATGACCGAGTCGTACACGCCGGCGTCCGGCATGCGCCGGTTCATCACCGGCACCCCGCCGATCCTGGCGATGCAGCCGCTCTCCGCCATGGTCGAGCTCATCGCCGAGGCCGGGGGCATCGAGGCTGTTAGGGCCAAGTCCGTGCGGCTGACGGAATTCGCCGCCGCCCTCGTGGACCGGGACCTCGCGCCCCTCGGCGTCGAGTTCGCGAGCCCCCGCGATCCCGGTGTCCGTGGCTCGCACGTCACGATCAACCATCCGAGGTTCCGTGAGGTCACCGCCCTCCTGTGGGAACGTGGCGTGATCCCGGACTTCCGGCCGCCGCACGGCCTGCGGATCGGGCTGTCGCCGCTGAGCACCTCGTTCGAGGAGGTCGAGGCCGGGATCGCGGCGATCCGGGACGCCCTGGCCGAGCTCGCATGA
- the kynA gene encoding tryptophan 2,3-dioxygenase: MTQPQPSAPTQEPTSGVRTIEDSVRTDFHGAMTYGRYLDLDRLLNAQHPVSVPEHHDEMLFIIQHQTSELWLKLMLHELREARARLAADDLGMALKCLARVKAIQKQLTDQWTVLATLTPREYAQFRGDLGNASGFQSYQYRAVEFILGNKHRGMLKVFSSEPGAQAILEGLLEEPTVYDEFLRAVARAGYAIPEDVLARDVSEPWTFREDLLPVFRRIYEEEGTPWGLYESCEALVDVEDNFQFWRFRHLRTVQRTIGFKRGTGGSSGVDFLKRALDLTFFPELYAVRTEIGA, encoded by the coding sequence ATGACCCAGCCCCAGCCGTCAGCGCCGACGCAGGAACCGACCAGCGGCGTCCGTACCATCGAGGACTCCGTCCGCACTGACTTCCACGGAGCCATGACGTACGGTCGCTACCTCGACCTGGACCGGCTCCTGAACGCCCAGCACCCCGTGAGCGTGCCCGAGCACCACGACGAGATGCTGTTCATCATCCAGCACCAGACGTCCGAGCTGTGGCTCAAGCTCATGCTCCACGAGCTGCGTGAGGCCCGAGCCCGGCTCGCCGCGGATGACCTCGGGATGGCGCTCAAGTGCCTCGCGAGGGTCAAGGCGATCCAGAAGCAGCTCACGGACCAGTGGACCGTGCTCGCGACCCTCACACCGCGCGAGTACGCGCAGTTCCGCGGCGATCTGGGGAACGCGTCGGGCTTCCAGTCGTACCAGTACCGCGCCGTCGAGTTCATCCTCGGCAACAAGCACCGCGGCATGCTCAAGGTCTTCTCGTCCGAGCCCGGGGCGCAGGCCATCCTCGAGGGCCTCCTCGAGGAGCCCACGGTCTACGACGAGTTCCTCCGCGCCGTCGCCCGCGCCGGCTACGCGATCCCCGAGGACGTCCTCGCGCGGGACGTGTCGGAGCCCTGGACGTTCCGGGAGGACCTCCTGCCCGTGTTCCGGCGCATCTACGAGGAGGAGGGGACCCCGTGGGGCCTCTACGAGTCGTGTGAGGCGCTCGTGGACGTCGAGGACAACTTCCAGTTCTGGCGCTTCCGCCACCTGCGCACGGTGCAGCGCACCATCGGTTTCAAGCGCGGCACCGGCGGCTCCTCCGGCGTCGACTTCCTCAAGCGCGCGCTGGACCTCACGTTCTTCCCCGAGCTGTACGCCGTCCGCACCGAGATCGGAGCCTGA